From the genome of Aquila chrysaetos chrysaetos chromosome 8, bAquChr1.4, whole genome shotgun sequence:
ggggcagcagccccccaTAGGCGCTGAAGTCCATAGAGACGGCCAGGGCCGGCTGCACGTGCAGGGCGGACGCCACGGAGGGCGGCACGCCGAGCACCGGCTCAGTCTTGTGGTTCGGCAGCAAGGAGTAGATGCCCAGGGGCTTGTCGCCctgggcagcggcggcggcggacgGCTCCGGCCCCAGCGGCAGCCCCTGGCCGGGCTCGGGCGGCGGCTCGGCGCCCTCCTCGCGGGCGTAGTGCAGTTCGCGGGCGCTGGTGATGACGCTGCCGCGGGTCGGGGTGCCGGGCCCTTCCTTGCCCTTCTCGTCGGGTTTCTCCCCGCCGGAGGCGCTGGGCTCGGCCGTCTGGGGGCTGTTGCGGCTGGAGGCGTCGTCCACCTGCATCGCTTCGGTTTTGACCTCGGCGAGgccggggggggcggtgggcggcggcggggcgcgaGTCCTCGGGGGCGCCAGGCGGCAGGGCACCCTGCAACAGCGACTGCCCGATGGTCATCAAGCTGTCCACCGCCGCCTTGGTGGGGCTCATGGCGGAGAGGGGGCCAAAAGAAGCGGAGGCGGAGGGGCTCTGGtccgccgcggccgccggcagGCTCTGGCCAGCCGCACCGGCATAGCCGCTCTCCTCGCCGGCGGGCTTGGAGACGAAGAGGCCCTTGATGTACCTCgacttcctctcctcctcttcctcggcGGCGGCGCCTCCGTCGGCCATGGTGACCTCGGCGTCATTGTCCTCGGAGGCCTGGATGGTCTCCAGGATCTTCAGGCACTGCTCCTCCAGGTACTCGATCTCCAGGATCTCGGCGGCGTAGAGCAGGTCGTCCAAGTCTTCGACCTTGGCCTGCAGGGTGGCGGTGTACGCGTACTCCAGGATCTGCTGGAACGTCTTTGGCGAGAGGAAGTCCAGGGTGTAATGCTGGCTGTTGCGGTGGAAGAGGATCTCGAACATCTTGCTGGTGCAGGCCAGCACCGTCCGGTGCGCGTGGAACTCCTGGCTGTCCACCATGATGACC
Proteins encoded in this window:
- the ZBTB16 gene encoding LOW QUALITY PROTEIN: zinc finger and BTB domain-containing protein 16 (The sequence of the model RefSeq protein was modified relative to this genomic sequence to represent the inferred CDS: deleted 1 base in 1 codon), translating into MDLTKMGMIQLQNPCHPTGLLHKANQMRLAGTLCDVVIMVDSQEFHAHRTVLACTSKMFEILFHRNSQHYTLDFLSPKTFQQILEYAYTATLQAKVEDLDDLLYAAEILEIEYLEEQCLKILETIQASEDNDAEVTMADGGAAAEEEEERKSRYIKGLFVSKPAGEESGYAGAAGQSLPAAAADQSPSASASFGPLSAMSPTKAAVDSLMTIGQSLLQGALPPGAPEDSRPAAAHRPPGLAEVKTEAMQVDDASSRNSPQTAEPSASGGEKPDEKGKEGPGTPTRGSVITSARELHYAREEGAEPPPEPGQGLPLGPEPSAAAAAQGDKPLGIYSLLPNHKTEPVLGVPPSVASALHVQPALAVSMDFSAYGGLLPQGFIQRELFSKLGELAAGMKTESRALGEQCSVCGAELPDNETLEQHRKLHSGMKTYGCELCGKRFLDSLRLRMHLLAHSAGAKALVCDQCGAQFSKEDALETHRQTHTGTDMAVFCLLCGKRFQTQSALQQHMEVHAGVRSYICSECNRTFPSHTALKRHLRSHTGDHPYECEFCGSCFRDESTLKGHKRIHTGEKPYECNGCGKKFSLKHQLETHYRVHTGEKPFECKLCHQRSRDYSAMIKHLRTHNGASPYQCTICLEYCPSLSAMQKHMKGHKPEEIPTDWRIEKTYLYLCYV